The following are encoded in a window of Gammaproteobacteria bacterium genomic DNA:
- a CDS encoding transposase, with translation MSRKGDCWDNAVAESFFGTLKTECIYPEELMVSAK, from the coding sequence ATGAGTCGTAAAGGCGATTGCTGGGACAATGCGGTTGCAGAAAGTTTCTTTGGTACTTTAAAAACAGAATGCATTTATCCTGAAGAATTAATGGTAAGCGCAAAATAA
- a CDS encoding DDE-type integrase/transposase/recombinase: MVTTNSDHNKPVARNFLRRNFCVEEPNQVWVTDLTYIQTQAGWLYLVVFIDLFSRHIVGWSMGNNMESSLMIRALEMGIRNRVPRPI; encoded by the coding sequence GTGGTTACTACTAATTCGGATCATAACAAACCTGTTGCTCGTAATTTTCTACGTCGGAATTTTTGTGTAGAAGAACCCAATCAGGTGTGGGTGACTGATTTGACCTATATTCAGACGCAAGCAGGCTGGTTGTATCTAGTCGTTTTCATTGATCTGTTTTCTCGTCATATTGTGGGGTGGTCGATGGGCAATAATATGGAAAGCTCCCTTATGATCAGGGCTCTTGAAATGGGGATAAGGAATCGGGTACCGCGCCCGATATAG